A stretch of Phoenix dactylifera cultivar Barhee BC4 chromosome 16, palm_55x_up_171113_PBpolish2nd_filt_p, whole genome shotgun sequence DNA encodes these proteins:
- the LOC103710201 gene encoding thioredoxin H1-like: MAEAVIACHTVEEWNRQLQEGNESKKLMVIDFTASWCGPCRMIAPVFAELAKKFTNVIFLKVDVDELKSVAQDWAIEAMPTFIFLKEGTIVEKLVGAHKDDLPKKIELHMAQ; the protein is encoded by the exons ATGGCGGAAGCGGTGATCGCTTGCCACACCGTCGAAGAGTGGAACCGGCAGCTCCAAGAAGGCAATGAATCCAAGAAGCTG ATGGTCATTGATTTTACTGCTTCATGGTGTGGACCTTGCCGAATGATTGCCCCAGTTTTTGCTGAGCTGGCTAAGAAGTTCACCAATGTGATTTTTCTGAAGGTGGATGTTGATGAGCTCAAG TCGGTTGCCCAAGACTGGGCAATAGAAGCAATGCCCACTTTCATATTCCTGAAGGAGGGAACTATTGTGGAGAAGCTCGTTGGTGCTCACAAAGATGATCTGCCGAAGAAGATTGAGCTGCACATGGCCCAGTGA